A window of the Helianthus annuus cultivar XRQ/B chromosome 4, HanXRQr2.0-SUNRISE, whole genome shotgun sequence genome harbors these coding sequences:
- the LOC110933504 gene encoding uncharacterized protein PFB0765w-like, which yields MAEIFEEPECVVEAEDVGEVMSEESLAELEEVAAEVYYYQSEQEIIASSFKSIMPLNMFDSFAGFFSEPTTGFCPQYDVKKAPVEEIIDVSKEMNEETLKEIADKALMGKLKEVDKTQDSESVETESVKTESIETKSVKKEFEFKSENLDIKSGEKSKSESDGFGKTEIKTDKEEKVFEKDDQISETPCKNCLKPCMGCLEKDKQLQELKKYNDEVKFDLNDVKEGYDTLARSIKMIQKESLENDKATNLLKATVMDKQMEINILLDKIASLKKELELIRIETERVDKKLINGVEAALNLKLRTVENELPENIDVTFSPSDTDNESQVIKTVVDKVLDEESDNSDFGTVKTQLENSNSDSEDDGNFLDKFIPKSDKVVNDDSILVVYTMTGTDKLYSDFEYPIQNAKLENVEKVFKLVEIDISEVNNNAFLSKPKKSFVKQQPNNPGKKEWEGNNGHNKRHGNNFKRKGVGFEKKMDKKDFKPKEKLSDVFVAGKNTVAEKDYIFSQKAVDNFNAAKKLKNETNRSTFVEYDKRICYRCNEIGHMAKQCDKKIEKPVFQKPKLKTSKDVKGKTPMVSPVRILKRGESLKSKDKSKSTFEIGESSNTKKISNVYPKMKIFQNQSWVEKPKQSFEEKKMEKELKSESKVFATDVDKLEFELDKLIEEFPPIKEGDLKSKLKPVVPNVIFNIPKVDVSHDIIFGSVPNGLPRSIISKWIMDSGASRHMTGMLAFSMMSNQSTEDMLDLREIREEE from the exons ATGGCAGAGATTTTTGAAGAGCCAGAATGTGTTGTTGAAGCTGAGGATGTCGGTGAGGTGATGAGTGAAGAGAGTTTGGCAGAGCTTGAAGAAGTAGCAGCAGAAGTTTATTACTATCAATCTGAACAGGAGATTATTGCTAGTTCTTTTAAATCCATAATGCCTCTTAAcatgtttgattcttttgcaggatTCTTCAGCGAGCCAACTACAGGTTTTTGTCCACAATATGATGTCAAAAAAGCTCCGGTTGAAGAAATCATAGATGTTTCTAAAGAGATGAATGAAGAAACTCTGAAGGAGATAGCTGACAAGGCGTTGATGGGCAAGCTGAAAGAGGTAGACAAAACTCAAGATTCAGAGTCTGTCGAAACAGAGTCTGTCAAAACGGAGTCTATCGAAACGAAGTCAGTCAAAAAGGAGTTTGagttcaaatcagaaaatctGGATATCAAATCAGGAGAAAaatcaaagtctgagtctgacgGGTTTGGTAAAACAGAAATTAAAACTGATAAAGaggaaaaggtttttgaaaaagaTGATCAGATTTCTGAAACTCCATGCAAAAACTGTTTAAAACCCTGCATGGGctgtcttgaaaaagacaaacaACTTCAAGAATTGAAAAAATATAACGATGAAGTAAAATTTGATCTTAATGATGTGAAAGAAGGTTATGACACTTTAGCACGCtcaatcaaaatgattcaaaaagaaagttTAGAAAATGATAAAGCTACCAATTTGTTAAAAGCAACAGTCATGGATAAGCAGATGGAAATTAACATTCTTTTGGACAAAATAGCATCTTTGAAAAAGGAACTTGAATTAATCaggattgaaacagaaagagttgaTAAGAAATTGATCA atggggtggaagcagCTTTGAATCTCAAGTTGAGAACTGTTGAGAATGAGTTACCtgaaaatattgatgttacattctctccaTCCGACACTGACAATGAGTCACAAGTGATTAAAACTGTTGTTGACAAAGTGTTAGATGAAGAAAGTGATAACTCAGATTTCGGTACTGTGAAAACTCAATTGGAGAATtcaaattctgattctgaagatgacgGGAACTTTCTGGACAAGTTCATACCAAAATCAGATAAAGTTGTGAATGATGATTCGATCCTTGTGGTTTACACAATGACCGGAACTGACAAACTCTATTCTGATTTTGAGTATCCAATTCAGAATGCAAAATTGGAGAATGTTGAAAAAGTGTTCAAACTTGTAGAAATTGACATTTCAGAGGTTAACAACAATGCATTTTTGTCAAAACCGAAAAAGTCTTTTGTGAAACAACAACCAAACAACCCGGGGAAGAAAGAATGGGAGGGTAACAACGGTCACAACAAAAGACATGGTAACAATTTCAAAAGGAAAGGTGtcggttttgaaaagaaaatggatAAAAAGGATTTTAAACCAAAAGAAAAGTTGAGCGATGTATTTGTTGCAGGAAAGAACACAGTGGCTGAAAAAGATTATATCTTTAGTCAGAAAGCAGTTGACAATTTCAATGCAGCCAAAAAGTTGAAAAATGAGACCAACAGATCtacttttgtcgagtatgacaaaagaATCTGTTACCGCTGCAATGAAATTGGTCACATGGCCAAACAGTGTGATAAAAAGATTGAAAAACCAGTTTTCCAGAAACCCAAACTTAAAACTTCAAAAGATGTtaagggtaaaacaccgatggTTTCCCCCGTTCGTATTCTGAAACGAGGTGAATCTTTAAAGTCCAAGGATAAGTCAAAATCAACCTTTGAGATTGGTGAGTCTTCGAACACTAAAAAGATTTCAAACGTTTATCCcaaaatgaaaatttttcaaaatcaatcatGGGTGGAAAAACCTAAACAGTCATTTGAAGAAAAGAAAATGGAAAAGGAATTAAAATCTGAATCAAAAGTGTTTGCAACCGATGTTGATAAACTTGAGTTTGAATTGGACAAACTAATTGAGGAATTCCCACCAATTAAGGAGGGAGATCTTAAATCAAAGTTGAAACCTGTTGTTCCAAACGTTATCTTCAACATTCCAAAAGTTGACGTGTCTCATGATATTATATTTGGTAGTGTTCCAAAT GGGCTTCCAAGGTCAATCATTTCAAAGTGGATTATGGATAGCGGCGCCTCGAGGCATATGACTGGAATGTTAGCTTTCTCTATGATGTCAAATCAATCAACGGAGGATATGTTGGATTTGCGGGAAATCAGGGAGGAagaatag